A genomic stretch from Sulfurimonas sediminis includes:
- the ftsA gene encoding cell division protein FtsA — MSRTVLAIDIGSTKICAIIAEIDNNHTISITGAGTTKAQGLKKGSITNIELASRSIKTAVEDAKRVSGSNINTAIVSISGAYTKSLNSNGIVNIQSKEISFEEIKRVMHTSLYNANIPNEYEVLHALPFNFKVDDQDYIEDPLGMNASRLEVETHIITTQKSNLNNLKKAVRGAGVEVENVVLNSYASAIATLNEDERELGAAVIDMGGNTSNIAIHSGNSIRYNEFLGVGSNHVTSDLSMALHTPLNVADKVKLTYGSLLTPSNDLIELPIIGDENSTHEVSLEVVHNVIFARVEETLMILAQFIENSGLKEQIGAGIVLTGGFSKMDGIRDLAVATFGSVPVRLAKPIEMNGLFDSLRGPEYASAVGLVIYSASPYTPYEIDVNKRVRHTNEEPTVTNSIDLSNEPVIPIVPSEEQTVSDKDKMVNLETVKEKKSEEAGSFSKFWNWATQLF, encoded by the coding sequence TTGAGTAGAACTGTTTTAGCCATAGATATAGGTTCAACAAAAATTTGTGCAATCATTGCAGAAATCGACAATAATCATACAATCTCAATAACCGGTGCAGGCACAACAAAAGCACAGGGTTTAAAAAAGGGAAGCATAACAAACATTGAACTTGCTTCAAGAAGTATAAAAACAGCAGTTGAAGATGCAAAACGGGTATCAGGCAGTAACATTAACACTGCAATTGTTTCCATATCCGGAGCCTACACAAAAAGCCTTAACTCAAACGGTATTGTAAACATTCAATCAAAGGAGATCTCCTTTGAAGAGATAAAACGTGTTATGCATACTTCTTTGTATAACGCCAATATACCAAACGAATACGAAGTTCTGCATGCCCTGCCTTTTAACTTTAAAGTAGATGATCAGGATTACATAGAAGACCCGCTTGGAATGAATGCTTCACGACTTGAGGTTGAAACACACATTATAACGACACAAAAATCAAACCTGAACAACCTTAAAAAAGCTGTCAGAGGAGCTGGTGTCGAGGTGGAAAATGTAGTCCTTAACAGTTATGCTTCAGCCATCGCAACACTCAATGAAGATGAAAGAGAGTTAGGTGCCGCAGTTATAGATATGGGTGGCAACACAAGCAACATTGCAATTCACTCAGGCAATTCAATTCGCTACAATGAATTTTTGGGTGTTGGTTCAAACCATGTCACAAGTGACCTTTCCATGGCACTGCATACACCGCTTAATGTTGCGGACAAAGTAAAACTGACCTACGGTTCACTGCTCACACCAAGCAATGATTTAATAGAGCTTCCTATTATCGGAGATGAGAACTCTACACATGAAGTCTCTTTGGAAGTTGTCCACAATGTTATATTTGCAAGAGTTGAAGAGACATTAATGATACTTGCGCAGTTTATAGAAAACAGTGGGCTTAAAGAGCAGATTGGAGCAGGTATAGTCCTCACAGGCGGTTTTTCAAAAATGGACGGCATACGGGACCTGGCAGTAGCAACCTTTGGTTCTGTCCCTGTTCGTTTGGCAAAACCTATTGAGATGAACGGTCTTTTTGACTCACTGCGCGGTCCGGAATATGCAAGTGCAGTCGGGCTGGTTATCTACTCTGCTTCTCCTTATACCCCTTATGAGATTGATGTCAATAAAAGAGTCCGTCATACTAATGAAGAACCGACAGTAACAAACAGTATTGATCTGTCCAATGAACCTGTTATACCTATAGTCCCATCAGAAGAACAAACAGTTAGTGATAAGGATAAAATGGTAAACTTAGAAACAGTGAAAGAGAAAAAGAGTGAGGAAGCTGGAAGTTTCAGTAAATTTTGGAACTGGGCAACCCAGTTATTTTAA